Within the Saccharomonospora amisosensis genome, the region CGGTGGTTGGCGAAGCCGTTGCTGCCGTAGCCAAATCGCAGTGTGCTCATGTCGGGCTCACCTTCCGCACCAGGCGCCGCGCCAGCGGCACCGCCCCGGCGAGCAGCGCCGCCGCGCGCACCGCGCCGTGCCGGGCGGCCAGGCTTGCCTGCAACGGCACCATCCCCTGGATTCCGGCGACCGTCGCCGCCCGCACCCGCGCGGCCGAGGAGGACTCCAGCGCGCGGTACTGCGCCGTGCCGACGACGGCCGCGTATCCGGCACCGAAGGCCAGCGACGCCACCCGGTGCGCGCCTCGGGAGGCGCGACCGTACAGCGCGAGCCCGGTCGACACCGCGGTTCCGGCGAGCGCGGCGCCCGCGGTGCGCGGCGAACCGCCGTGCACCTCGCCGCCGGACAGCGCCGTCACACCCATGGTGTGCACCGCGAGCGCCGCGGCGGCCGGTGCGGCTTCCCGCCACCGGCCGCCAGCGCCCAGCAGCACGTCAAGCGCCCGGCACGCCGACATGCCGCATGGTCCCAGTGGTGTTCCCTTCAACACCGTGTCGTAGGCCCACACCGACGCGGCCAGCGGCACCGCCACGCGCAGCGAGCGCTGACCACCGCCGAGGCACGCGAGCCCGAGCCCGGCGGCGGTCAGCACACCCCCGGTGCGCAGTGCTGCTCGCGCGCTCACCCTGCCGGACGGGATCGGTCGCTCCGGCCGCTCGACGGCGTCAAGCTCGCGGTCCGCCCAGTCGTTGACAGACATCCCCGCCCAGTAAAACGCCATGGAGGCCAGCGGAAGTGCCCAGCGCCTGCCACGGAGCCGCTGCCCCGCGGCGGCCGAGCCAGCCACGGTGTCGCCGACAGCGGTCAGCGCGGCGGGAGCGCGCACGAGTTCGTACAGATCGGGCGCCTTCACAGTGAGCCCGCCCATTCGGCCAGCATGGCGAACTGCTCGGCCAGCCGGTGCTCATCGGTGCCGAGCGGGTCCTTGAAGAAGAACGCCAGCGGGGCGAGCGGGCCGGACTCGCCGTTGGCGTGCGCCGCTGCCATGAACCGAGCCAGGTCCAGCACCAGCGGTGCCGCGAGTGCCGAGTCGTAGCCGCTCCAGGTGAACTGCAGGCTCATCCTCACGCCGAGGAAGCCCTCGAACGAAACGTGGTCCCAGGCGACCTTCTGTTCTCCGAGGTCGGGCACATTGTCGATGTGCAGCGGCGCGGTCACCTCGCCACCGAGCAGTGTCGCGAGCCCCCTGCCCTTGGATGCCAGCTTGCTGCCCGCGTGCTCGGCGTCGGCGAGGGTCAGCCCGTCTCCGCCGCCTAGCAGGTTGGTGCCCGCCCAGGAGCGCACGGCCAGTGCCCGCGTCGCGAACATCGGCGCGAGCGCGCTGCGTACCAGTGTCTCTCCGGTCTTGCCGTCGCAGCCTGCGTAGGGCAGGTCGCTCAGCCCTGCCAGTTCCCGCAGCCCGGGAAGCCGGATACCCGTCGATGGCGTGAAGTCGACATACGGACAACCGGCGCGCAGCGCGGCGTAGGCGGACACCGAACTTGGCGGCAGCACCGTCCGGCCGGGCACAGCCATCGCGGCTTCCAGCGCTTTCAGTGTGGCGTGCTCGGGCAGGGACGGGAACACCGGCTCGGTCGACGACACGCTCAACACGACGACGCGAGCGAGCCCGTTGCGTTGCGCGAACTCGGCGAGGTCGTCGGACAGCCGCCTCGCCGCGTCAGCCTGTGAGCCGGCATGGGTGGCCGGGTGGTAACCGCAACGAATCTCGGTATCCACTTCGGACAGCCCGGTACGAACAGCCTCGAACACGGCCGGTGGGATCACACCGGATTCGGCGAGCAGTTCGGCCCGCTTCTCCAGCGGGGTGTCCACGATGTCGTGCCCGCCGAGGTGGATCTCGTCCCAGTCCGGCAGGCCGGCGTGCTCGAATGTGGGCAGCGCGCTGACACAGCCGACCGGCCTGATCACCTTTGCCCGCAGCGCGAGCAGTCCTGAGATCGCCGTCGTGGCGACCGAACCTCGAGCACCGATCAACCACAAACCTGTGGGTGCCATAGTGCAACAACCTCAGCTCTTTGTTCTTCGCGAGTACGCGCGCGACACGGTCACGCCAGGCTCGACCTTCTCACCGTCACGGCTTCGCCGCGCGCTGCGACGCGCCCCGGTCCGTCATCACCTCCTTCCCCGCCCAGGCGCGGGGAAGATCTCCTTGATCTGGATGTCACGGAACGACACGTCGTCGGCCTCGCCGTGGTTCTGGATGCCCACGTAGCCGCGGGTGAGGTCGCGAGCGGGGTCGGTGTTCACGAAGTCATTGATCAACGCGCCGTTGAGGTAGACCTTGATGCGCTGCCCGATGACCACGATCTTGTAGGAGTTCCACTCGCCGGGCGGGTTCAGCGCGGCGTCACGGGCCTCTAGGTCGGCCGACTGGAAGCCGTAGATGGCGCCCGTGGTCTTCTCCGGCGCGTCGGTGGCGTCGATCTGGATCTCGTAGCCGTTGTTCACCGCCACCCAGGGGTCGTCACCCGGATCGGGGAACCCGACGAATATGCCGGAGTTGTCGTCGCCAGCCAGCTTCCAGTCCAGCTTGAGGCTGTATCCGCCGAACTTCTGGTCGAACCAGTACAGCCCCATGCCGCCGACCGAGCGGATGGAACAGTCCGGCTGTAGCTCGAACGATCCCGGGCCTGCCTGGTTCCAGCTTCGCAAGCTGTGCCTGGTGCCGTCGAAGAGCATCCGGTAACCCTGATCCGGTTGCACGGGGTCACACTCGACCGGCTCGGTGGAGCAGTCCCCGTCGGCCAGCCCCGTCGCGTACCGGATGCCGCCGGCCAGGTGGGTACGGAAAGCCTGCTCGCCGTAGGACTGTTCGGTGTGGCCGCCGCCGGTGTACCAGGCACGACCGCCCGCGTTCTCGTGGCACCACGCGATCGGGTGATCGTCGCCCATCGCGCCGGAACCCGCGTCGTAGCTGCTCTCGTCGAGCGAGGCCAGCACGTGCACATCGCCGCGCGGGTTGTCGCGGAAGTTGTACCACTCGTCGGTGCGGACCCACTGCTTCGGCAGGTCGGACGTGGAGGGATGCCGCTGGTCCTCCACGTTCACCGTGGCCTGCTGAATCTGCGGGTGTGAGTCGAAGTACGCGCCGACGAGGTCGCCGTAGAAGGGCCAGTCGTACTCGGTGTCGGAGGCGGCATGAACCCCGACGTACCCGCCGCCGGCTTCGACGTAGCGCTCGAACGCCGCCTGCTGCTCGGCGTTCAGTACGTCTCCGGTGGTGGAGAGCCACACCACCGCGTCGTAGGAGGCGAGGTTGGAGTCGGTGAACGCGGCCGAGTCCTCCGTGGCGTCCACCTCGAAGCCGTACTCGGCCCCGAGTTCTTCGATCGTCGCGATACCCGTCGGGATCGATGCATGCCGGTAGCCCGCCGTCTTGGAGAACACCAACACACTGGCGTCCTCCTCGGCCTGGGCGGCGGCGAGCCCGCCACCGCCCAGCCCCGTGCACACGGCGAGTGCCACCGCGGCGATTCGCCTGCCGAGGCGCGCGGACCGGCGTTGTGTTCTGGTACTACTGCTGCGCTGCACTTGTACCTTCTCCCGTCGAACCGGTGGAACTCCTCGTCTTGCCGTTCAGTGCTTGTCTCTGCTTGTCTCTGCTTGTCTGCTCGTTCCTCGCTGTCGCCCTCAGACCTGCTTCCAGCGGGAGCCGTCCGCGGCACTGTCCGCCACGGCCTGCAGTACCCGCTGCACCCGCAGCCCCTCGGCGAAGTCGGGCTGAGGCCGCTCGCCCACGCCGATGGCCGTCAGCAGATCCGCCACCTCGTGGGTGAACGTGTGCTCGTAACCGAGCACATGGCCGGGCGGCCACCACGCACCGAGATAGGGGTGCTCTGGTTCGGTCACCACGATCCGGCGGAAACCCGCGGTGTCTGGCGACTCGCCACCGTCGTAGAACCACAGCTCGTTCATCGACTCGAAGTCGAACGCCAGACTGCCCAGCGAGCCGTTGACCTCCAGCCGCATCGCGTTCTTCCTGCCGAGCGCGTAGCGCGTCGCCTCGAAGGTCGCGACCGCACCACGGGAGAAGCGCCCGGTGAACAACGCGCAGTCGTCCACCGTCACTTCCTCCTCGCCCCCGGAGCCGGACGGGCGCCGACGCACGAAGGTGTCCGTCAGCCCGGAGACGCCGACCAACTGCTCGCCTGTGACGAACTGGGCGGCGTCCACGATGTGAGCGCCGATGTCGCCGAGGGCCCCCGAACCCGCCCGCTCCTTACGCAACCGCCAGGTCATCGGCGAGGTCGCGTCGGAAAGCCAGTCCTGCAGGTACACCGCTCGGACATGCCGCAGGTCGCCGAGCCTGCCCGCCGCGACAAGCCGCCGCGCCAGCGACAGCGCTGGCACCCGCCGGTAGTTGAACGCGACCATCGACCACACCCCACGCTCGGCCGCGCGCTCGGCCGCCCGCACCATCCGCTCGGCCTCCTCGACGCTGTTGGCCAAGGGCTTCTCGCACAGCACGTGCTTGCCAGCCTCCAGCGCGGCCACCGCGATCTCGGCGTGGGTGTCGCCTGGCGTGCAGATGTCGACGAGTCGCACGTCGTCGCGTTCCAGCAGGGCACGCCAGTCCGTCTCCACCGAGGCCCAACCGAACCGCTCGGCCGCCTCCTTGGCCCTGCGTTCGTCCCTTCCTCCCAGCGCCACCATTCGCGGTGCGATCGGGAGGTCGAAGAATCTGGCCACATTGCGCCACGCCTGCGAGTGCACCGCCCCCATGAAGGCGTGCCCGATCATGGCGACTCCCAGTGTGTCGCCCCCCGGCTCCGTTCCTTGCTGCGTCACGAGTCGAACCCGACGTCCATGTAGTTGTCCACGTTCTCCTTCGTCACGACCGCCGAATAGGTCGTCACCTCGGCGGGAATCTCGTGCTCCGCCAGGTC harbors:
- a CDS encoding SCO3242 family prenyltransferase, whose protein sequence is MGGLTVKAPDLYELVRAPAALTAVGDTVAGSAAAGQRLRGRRWALPLASMAFYWAGMSVNDWADRELDAVERPERPIPSGRVSARAALRTGGVLTAAGLGLACLGGGQRSLRVAVPLAASVWAYDTVLKGTPLGPCGMSACRALDVLLGAGGRWREAAPAAAALAVHTMGVTALSGGEVHGGSPRTAGAALAGTAVSTGLALYGRASRGAHRVASLAFGAGYAAVVGTAQYRALESSSAARVRAATVAGIQGMVPLQASLAARHGAVRAAALLAGAVPLARRLVRKVSPT
- a CDS encoding inositol-3-phosphate synthase: MAPTGLWLIGARGSVATTAISGLLALRAKVIRPVGCVSALPTFEHAGLPDWDEIHLGGHDIVDTPLEKRAELLAESGVIPPAVFEAVRTGLSEVDTEIRCGYHPATHAGSQADAARRLSDDLAEFAQRNGLARVVVLSVSSTEPVFPSLPEHATLKALEAAMAVPGRTVLPPSSVSAYAALRAGCPYVDFTPSTGIRLPGLRELAGLSDLPYAGCDGKTGETLVRSALAPMFATRALAVRSWAGTNLLGGGDGLTLADAEHAGSKLASKGRGLATLLGGEVTAPLHIDNVPDLGEQKVAWDHVSFEGFLGVRMSLQFTWSGYDSALAAPLVLDLARFMAAAHANGESGPLAPLAFFFKDPLGTDEHRLAEQFAMLAEWAGSL
- a CDS encoding Gfo/Idh/MocA family protein encodes the protein MIGHAFMGAVHSQAWRNVARFFDLPIAPRMVALGGRDERRAKEAAERFGWASVETDWRALLERDDVRLVDICTPGDTHAEIAVAALEAGKHVLCEKPLANSVEEAERMVRAAERAAERGVWSMVAFNYRRVPALSLARRLVAAGRLGDLRHVRAVYLQDWLSDATSPMTWRLRKERAGSGALGDIGAHIVDAAQFVTGEQLVGVSGLTDTFVRRRPSGSGGEEEVTVDDCALFTGRFSRGAVATFEATRYALGRKNAMRLEVNGSLGSLAFDFESMNELWFYDGGESPDTAGFRRIVVTEPEHPYLGAWWPPGHVLGYEHTFTHEVADLLTAIGVGERPQPDFAEGLRVQRVLQAVADSAADGSRWKQV